TCGCGCAACAGCTCGACGCGTTCGAACGCGTCCAATTCGCTGTGCAGCCATTTGCAGCGGACTTTTTGCTCCGACAGGTAAAACGACAGATCCTCGGCCAATCGTTTGGTGAGCGTGGTGACGAGCACGCGCTCGCCCGCCGCCGCCCGTTCCTTGATTTGCCCCAACAGATGTTGGACCTGTCCGCGCGCCGGGCTGATTTCGATGACGGGGTCCAACAAGCCTGTCGGGCGAATGATTTGCTCGACGAATTCGCCGCCGGTTTTTTCGAGTTCATAAGGGCCGGGCGTCGCGGAGACGAAAATCGCCTGTTTGATTTTCGCCTCCCATTCGTCGAATTTCAGCGGCCGATTGTCGAGCGCGCTGGGAAGCCGGAAGCCATGCTCGACGAGCGTCGATTTGCGGGCAAAATCGCCGTTGAACATCCCCCGCACCTGCGGCACCGTGGAGTGCGATTCGTCGACCAGCAGCAAGAAATCCTCGGGAAAGAAATTGTAGAGCGTGTCGGGAGTCGAACCGGCCGGCCGGCCGCTCAAGGGCCGGCTGTAGTTTTCGATCCCCGGGCAATAGCCCACCTCTTGCATCATTTCGAGATCGAAACGCGTGCGGGCGTTCAATCGCTGGGCCTCGAGCAGCTTGCCCGCCGAACGCAATTGCTCGAGCCGCTGCTCGAGCTCCTCCTTGATCGTCGAGATTGCCGCGGCGATCCGTTCTTCGGGCAACACGAAATGCTTGGCCGGATAAATGAAAAGCTGCTCCTGCCGGTCGATGATTTCACCGCTCGTAGGATTGATGAGCGAAAGCTGCTCGACCTCGTCGCCCCAGAATTCGATTCGATAGGCAAATTCTTCATACGAAGGCCAGACCTCGACACAATCGCCGCGCACGCGAAACTTGCTGCGTTGGAATTCGATGTCGTTTCGCTCGTATTGCACGTCGATCAGCTTACGCAGCATTTCGTCGCGATCGATCTGTTGCCCGCGCCGCAGGCCGACCATCATCGAGCGGTAGTCCTCCGGCGAACCCAAGCCGTAGATGCACGATACGCTCGCCACGACGATCACATCCCGCCGGCTGACCAAGGCGCTCGTGGCCGCCAACCGCAAGCGGTCGATCTCCTGGTTGATCGAGGCGTCTTTCTCGATGTAGATATCCCGCTGCGGGATGTAGGCTTCGGGCTGATAATAGTCGTAATAGCTGACGAAATAATGGACCGCGTTGCGCGGGAAAAACTCCTTGAACTCGCTATAAAGCTGGGCGGCCAGCGTCTTGTTGTGCGAGAGCACCAGCGTCGGCCGCTGCACCGCGGCCACGACATTGGCCATGGTAAACGTCTTGCCCGACCCGGTAACGCCCATCAACACCTGGGCGCGCCGGCCGCCGCGCAGGCCATCAATCAATGCGGCAATGGCTTGCGGCTGATCTCCGGCGGGCTGAAAGTTGCTGACGAGTTGAAAATCCACGTCTGCGTTTGCCTCGATGGAACGAAACGTCGCTCGACCCATCGAGCGCTCGTCACCTTAAGCATAGTGATCGAAGCAAGAGAAGAGTAGCGCGCCGTCGGCGGCCAAGAATGCGGCGCGAGATCGGCAGAAAAAAAACGGCCCTGGCGCCGCGCCGCAACACGGACGGGGCAGGAATCCATTGTTGCGGGGGACATCCTCTTTCGACGACATCCTTCGGCAGCCAGGGCCGCTTGATCGGGGCGAGGTCTCGATAATCGCGATGCAAATGGCCGCCATCGCTCGCGCGGCCGGTCGAGGAATCTTTTTGTCCGATAGCGGACATAAGGTTACTAATCATGCCGCCATACGGAGCCGCTGGCTAGGTGCCAATTGCGACCCAAAATGCCGCCAAAACGACCCATTCAACACCGTTTACGTCGCCATGGTGCCGTGAACATACACACAGCTACCGAGAGGGCGACGACCGCGATTGCGCGGCGGATGGCCGAGCTGCCGGCAATGGATCGTCCGGCACTCCACCGAGCAGACCCTCTTGCAGGGCGAAGCGGGCCAATCCGGCGGGTCCGCGAATCCCCAGTTTGCCGCGGATGCGGCGATCGTAGCGTTGCACCTGGCGGGGCGTTATCCCCGTCAGTTTGCCGATCTGCTGCGGATCCCGATCCTCGGCCAGATGGCGGAGCATCTCGCGTTCGCGCGGGCTCAACGTCGACAATCGCGACTGCGCCGGCTTTCCGGACAATCGGATCAAACGCTGCTCCACCTCCGGCGAACGATATTCGCCGCCCGATAGCACGTGCCGCATCGCGATCACCAAGCTCTCGAAGTCCTCGGATTTCGTGATAAAACCGGCAGCCCCGCAAGCCAGCGCCCGGTCGATCAACGAATCGCGAGGGAAACCGCTCAAGAAGAGGATCCGAGTGCCGCTCGAATGTCGTGCGATCTCCACCACCGCATCGAAAGGATCCGGCCCCGGCATGACGATGTCCATCAGCAACAAGTCGGGCCGCTTCGCCCGACAAACCGCCGTGGCCAGCCCAGCATTCGGCACCGCGGCCAGCACATGAAAGCCGCGCGTTTCCAGGCGGATTTGCACCGACATGGAAACGATCGGATGGTCGTCGCAGAGCACGACCGTTGGACGGCGCTCTTTCATGGCAAACTCGTTGGTCACTCGCCGGCGCCGCGGACATCGAACACGACAATCGCTCGAACCTCCGCCGATACTCGCCCGGATTATTCATGGCGCCACACTAGCCCGAAGCGTAAGCAAGGGGGCCAGCGAGGCTTACCCTCGCTAACGCTTCGGGCTACCAGTTTGCAGCGTGTAGCGAATTCCCGGCGCCACGAATAATCCGGGGCTTGAAGTCAGGAAAAACCTGCGTAAAAAATTATAACATAATTCTTGCACCCCGCGGCTTTGAATTCCAATTGCAGCCGCTCGGCAAGACAGGCCGCCTCCCTGGCGCGATTGCGGCTTGCCGCACGTGGGCACGCGAATCGACCGACGGGAATTGCCTTGGAAGGCCGCCCGCGGGTTCGCTCGTCAAAAAATGTCGCGGATGCGAAACTCGCGCGCCGCCAAGCCGCCTTCAAGGGATCACGGTCGCTGCGCGCCCTTGTCGCGCTCCAGGCTGGCCTGCTCGGTGAGCGGCCCGATCGCCCGCAGATAGGGGCGCCAGCTTTCCAGGCGTTTCGGGCCGACACCCGAAACTGCCCGCAATTGGTCGATCGAATTGAACCGGCCATGCGCGGCCCGCCAGGCGACGATCCGCCGCGCCAGCGTTTCGCCGAGCCCCGGCAATTCGATCAACTCGGGCCAATCGGCCTGATTCACGTCGACGCGAAAAGCAGCCGCCGGACGGCTGCTGCGATCGAGATCGATCAACCGGCCGCGCAATTTGGCTTGCGAAATCCAATAGGCCGAAATCGCCGCCAGCGCAAACAGCGCGAGCCCGGCGATCGCCGCTTGATCCGCGCGACGCAAAAGGCGATTCGCAGCCGATTCCGCCGGTTTTTCCAGACCCATACGCGACTCAACGGGATCCGCACTTTTCCCCCTAAAACCACACACCCGCGCATCCCCTTGACCACCACCTAACCGCCGTAAAGACGGCGGCATGGAAGCCTTCGACCAGCTACGCCACGCCGCCCGCGCCCGTCGAGATAAAATGATCGACGAT
This DNA window, taken from Pirellulales bacterium, encodes the following:
- the uvrB gene encoding excinuclease ABC subunit UvrB translates to MDFQLVSNFQPAGDQPQAIAALIDGLRGGRRAQVLMGVTGSGKTFTMANVVAAVQRPTLVLSHNKTLAAQLYSEFKEFFPRNAVHYFVSYYDYYQPEAYIPQRDIYIEKDASINQEIDRLRLAATSALVSRRDVIVVASVSCIYGLGSPEDYRSMMVGLRRGQQIDRDEMLRKLIDVQYERNDIEFQRSKFRVRGDCVEVWPSYEEFAYRIEFWGDEVEQLSLINPTSGEIIDRQEQLFIYPAKHFVLPEERIAAAISTIKEELEQRLEQLRSAGKLLEAQRLNARTRFDLEMMQEVGYCPGIENYSRPLSGRPAGSTPDTLYNFFPEDFLLLVDESHSTVPQVRGMFNGDFARKSTLVEHGFRLPSALDNRPLKFDEWEAKIKQAIFVSATPGPYELEKTGGEFVEQIIRPTGLLDPVIEISPARGQVQHLLGQIKERAAAGERVLVTTLTKRLAEDLSFYLSEQKVRCKWLHSELDAFERVELLRDLRSGRFDALVGVNLLREGLDLPEVSMVAILDADKEGFLRSETSLMQTIGRAARHVNAKVILYADAVTESMQRAIDETSRRRTLQEEYNRRHGITPTSIRKSIRAGIESEAEAHARANAVVGRTDEAQYITEEYLSELEAEMYAAAESLEFERAASIRDRIEKMRDAIGKPVDEVDARRKESNEKGRRRGGRVPRPKRA
- a CDS encoding response regulator transcription factor, giving the protein MKERRPTVVLCDDHPIVSMSVQIRLETRGFHVLAAVPNAGLATAVCRAKRPDLLLMDIVMPGPDPFDAVVEIARHSSGTRILFLSGFPRDSLIDRALACGAAGFITKSEDFESLVIAMRHVLSGGEYRSPEVEQRLIRLSGKPAQSRLSTLSPREREMLRHLAEDRDPQQIGKLTGITPRQVQRYDRRIRGKLGIRGPAGLARFALQEGLLGGVPDDPLPAARPSAAQSRSSPSR
- a CDS encoding helix-hairpin-helix domain-containing protein, coding for MGLEKPAESAANRLLRRADQAAIAGLALFALAAISAYWISQAKLRGRLIDLDRSSRPAAAFRVDVNQADWPELIELPGLGETLARRIVAWRAAHGRFNSIDQLRAVSGVGPKRLESWRPYLRAIGPLTEQASLERDKGAQRP